A DNA window from Fragaria vesca subsp. vesca linkage group LG3, FraVesHawaii_1.0, whole genome shotgun sequence contains the following coding sequences:
- the LOC101300513 gene encoding uncharacterized protein LOC101300513, which translates to MPISTTAIGALLGLGTQMYSNALRKLPYMRHPWEHVLGMGLGAIFVNQLVKWDEKLKEDLDKMLDKAKAANERRYFDEDDE; encoded by the exons ATGCCGATAAGCACGACGGCGATCGGAGCCCTATTGGGGCTGGGCACCCAGATGTACTCCAACGCCCTCCGCAAGCTCCCCTACATGCGCC ATCCATGGGAGCACGTGCTGGGCATGGGTTTAGGTGCTATTTTCGTAAACCAGCTCGTGAAATGGGACGAGAAGCTTAAGGAGGACCTTGATAAGATGCTCGATAAGGCCAAGGCCGCCAACGAGCGCCGTTACTTTG ATGAAGATGATGAATAA